One Babylonia areolata isolate BAREFJ2019XMU chromosome 20, ASM4173473v1, whole genome shotgun sequence DNA segment encodes these proteins:
- the LOC143294731 gene encoding uncharacterized protein LOC143294731, whose amino-acid sequence MITFLVITSLVGLYLETALHLCVLSLSPSTTTTTTTTTSSSSSSSQDHRDLWTSQLVIPTAVLLVTSTIITNLSSLLLALRKDPSLGEARGRRGKCTCVVLHLVQLGLLWRAHRVLLRRSRRDWLRLTSLRLLHVGLTSLPYVILQARALILLLLPLPLGGQGVEPLLVPVYVLSLVTSLASSAVALCGYTLRHRLRGELVGVVVAVADRRPPSHPHHQRRSHVGLAVLLLGTVLELATRLAAFTLLSVEHASWALLPLLAHLSVMAAVHLCRARQQRSSDTGASVPTQLSRDNEVGHRADNSNHHHNHHNHNHHHLPRPSDSSTITTTITTITTPKPSPSSSSPSCSRRRLWRHVLAAMAKAYLNTFDLVAEDKEDEEEDEEEEGLREVGGRVRCRYVLFYSLVLVENLAMTAAWLLHSPLDYTVKLSVVVAVLGAFLLALGLKVTGCGCVLEGPARAGRSSSVSMSVSLRVDRQGRPGSMDSPRSFTALQALTAEVMADPRAGRQDFRSSTWRERASTGISLASVSSLANSDGRRPGKDPRGGHWHRRRRSLPEVSRVLELPDSVFLEALSRQQQQGLPEMSGESHHGIRHPADRQGAHRVPRDAGLVTEHHQRHLRDLIQTHHHHDNSPEIVWMTSLGAVAEQPTDGCTFDDPVLASRLVLESLGHPHHHHQGPDEHSHHSSSSKSRRTRGSQHGSNDLRFRRHDNNNVTSKRQLLLANRTGPRDQEHPQDLKPPRAWRGNRVACDSYELHRDGVQYRYMTRCSCGGSPSSTPRRRPGHQLHTRKTHSYGSHHHPHHSQHHHHHHTHHRPKAAYHTTCSVHRSDSSSLRRSTSREEADSPRGVVRSREGSTWVQYVSSRNPPRPPPPSSHTRQDSDTSLSSTSPDQEEFPRHRSRRRRRRRHRHHHHHGEGSQRAATWPRRKPRQRGRSRGRADSPGPPLLPREELCTRKVVQSWLRGLEVAGHPPPPHPNNPPHPPSCNVHSDDDEEEEEEGEEEGEGRQLSPRRSAARAHRLQYSDRSFSDTLDDDYDDDEEEDEDSEDSIFLNAREKSKHFRGRWTRTARHRPRSKSPLSDAWSMDDSYSLCSGQAGQGSRKDSRFAENRRGVDPSVTSLTFVERAPLSGSSKRDSRSALPSPLSDPPQDSHPRHRNATRINTTCAGSKTKGHHQQTMSRSHAPSHASQNPAPDSGVSLSTAQDSDGSRSRSRSNTQGRSKVSVRGYLSLSKTPGSDPGARPQEADLPKGNDPTRRIHPSDVQQKTVGDRATSETLGYLELDEGRQNPMEVTLEVDESLV is encoded by the exons ATGATCACTTTCCTGGTCATCACAAGTCTAGTGGGACTGTACCTGGAGACGGCACTGCAcctgtgcgttctctctctctccccctccaccaccaccaccaccaccaccaccacctcctcctcctcctcctcatcccaggACCACCGAGATCTCTGGACCTCCCAGCTTGTCATCCCAACTGCTGTCCTCCTGGTCACGTCCACGATCATCACCAACCTGTCCTCCCTGCTTCTGGCGCTGAGGAAAGACCCTTCGTTGGGTGAGGCcaggggcaggagggggaagtGCACGTGTGTCGTGCTGCACCTCGTGCAGCTGGGCTTGCTGTGGAGGGCCCACAGAGTGCTGCTCCGCCGATCTAGACGCGACTGGCTCCGCCTGACGTCACTGAGGCTGCTGCACGTGGGTCTGACGTCACTGCCCTACGTCATCCTCCAAGCCAGGGcgttgatcctcctcctcctcccccttcctcttggGGGCCAGGGCGTGGAGCCGCTCCTTGTTCCGGTGTACGTCTTGTCCCTGGTGACGTCCCTTGCCTCGTCCGCGGTGGCGCTGTGCGGGTACACGTTACGTCACAGACTGcgcggggagctggtgggggtggtggtggctgtggcggACCGTCGCCCTCCttcgcacccccaccaccaacgtCGTAGTCACGTGGGTCTGGCCGTGCTGCTCCTGGGAACTGTGCTGGAGCTGGCCACGCGACTGGCGGCCTTCACCTTGCTGTCGGTGGAACACGCCTCCTgggccctcctccccctcctcgcgcACCTCTCCGTCATGGCCGCCGTCCACTTGTGCAGGGCCAGACAGCAGCGTTCTTCGGACACTGGCGCCAGCGTTCCCACCCAGCTGTCCCGCGACAACGAAGTCGGTCATCGCGCggacaacagcaaccaccaccacaaccaccacaaccacaaccaccaccacctgcccagACCTAGCGattcctccaccatcaccaccaccatcaccaccatcaccacgcctAAGccgtctccttcctcctcctctccctcctgctcGAGGCGGAGGCTGTGGCGACACGTGCTGGCAGCGATGGCCAAGGCCTATCTGAACACCTTCGATCTGGTAGCGGAGgacaaggaggacgaggaggaggacgaggaggaggaaggcttgcgggaggtgggtgggagggtgcggtGCCGCTACGTGTTGTTCTACTCCCTGGTTCTGGTGGAGAACCTGGCCATGACGGCCGCCTGGCTGCTGCACTCGCCCCTGGACTACACCGTCAAGCTGTCCGTGGTGGTGGCGGTCCTCGGGGCGTTCCTGCTGGCCCTGGGCCTCAAGGTCACCGGCTGTGGCTGCGTGCTGGAGGGCCCCGCGAGAGCCGGGCGGTCCTcttctgtgtccatgtctgtgtctctgcgggTGGATCGTCAGGGACGTCCTGGCTCCATGG actcTCCCCGTTCCTTCACCGCCCTCCAGGCCCTCACGGCAGAGGTGATGGCAGACCCCCGAGCGGGCCGCCAAGACTTCCGCTCGTCCAcctggagggagagagcgagcacGGGCATCTCCTTGGCCTCCGTCAGCTCTCTGGCCAACTCCGACGGGAGACGGCCGGGTAAAGATCCACGAGGCGGGCACTGGCACAGGAGGCGTCGCTCCCTGCCGGAGGTGTCTCGAGTCCTGGAGCTGCCAGACTCCGTCTTCCTGGAGGCTCtcagcagacagcagcagcagggtcTGCCCGAGATGTCCGGTGAAAGCCACCACGGCATCAGGCATCCTGCAGACAGGCAGGGGGCTCACAGGGTTCCACGTGACGCTGGGCTCGTGACGGAGCATCACCAACGGCACTTACGTGACCTCATCCAgacccaccatcaccatgacaactcACCAGAGATCGTCTGGATGACGTCATTAGGAGCCGTGGCGGAACAGCCAACGGATGGCTGCACGTTTGATGACCCCGTCCTGGCCTCGCGCCTCGTGCTGGAGTCCCTgggacacccccaccaccaccaccaaggaccCGATGAACATTCCCATCACAGTTCTTCCTCCAAGTCCAGGCGGACACGCGGCAGCCAGCACGGGTCCAACGACCTCAGGTTCCGTCggcacgacaacaacaacgtgacCTCAAAGCGTCAGCTTCTGCTGGCCAACAGGACAGGGCCGCGGGACCAGGAGCACCCTCAGGACCTCAAGCCGCCCAGGGCGTGGCGGGGGAACAGGGTTGCCTGTGACTCTTACGAACTTCACCGTGACGGCGTCCAGTACCGCTACATGACTCGCTGCTCTTGCGGAGGATCTCCCTCGTCCACGCCTCGGCGGCGACCCGGACATCAGCTGCACACCAGGAAGACTCACTCTTAcggctcccaccaccacccccaccactcacaacaccaccaccaccaccacacgcatcACAGACCCAAAGCGGCGTACCACACAACGTGCAGTGTCCACAGGTCGGACTCCAGCAGTCTGCGCAGGTCCACGTCAAGGGAGGAGGCGGACAGCCCGAGGGGCGTGGTGAGGAGCCGGGAGGGGTCCACGTGGGTGCAGTACGTGTCCTCCAGAAACCCTCCCAggccgccacccccctcctcacacacccgTCAGGACAGCGACACTTCCCTCAGCAGCACCAGCCCGGACCAGGAGGAGTTTCCACGTCATCGGtcccgtcgtcgtcgtcgtcgccgtcatcgtcaccatcatcatcatggtgaagGCAGCCAGCGAGCCGCCACGTGGCCCAGGCGGAAGCCGAGACAGCGGGGCAGGTCCCGGGGAAGGGCCGACAGCCCGGGGCCCCCTCTGCTGCCCAGGGAGGAGCTGTGCACGCGCAAAGTGGTGCAGTCCTGGCTGAGGGGGCTGGAGGTCGCCggtcacccaccccctccacaccccaacaaccccccacaccctccctcctgcAACGttcacagcgatgatgatgaggaggaggaggaggagggggaggaggagggggagggcagacaACTGTCTCCCAGGCGTAGCGCCGCTCGAGCGCACAGACTTCAGTACAGTGATCGCAGCTTTTCCGACACGCTGGACgacgattatgacgacgacgaggaggaagatgaagacagCGAGGACAGCATTTTCCTCAACGCCAGAGAAAAGTCCAAACATTTCAGAGGTCGCTGGACACGAACAGCACGGCACCGCCCACGAAGCAAAAGTCCTCTCTCGGACGCCTGGTCCATGGATGACAGCTATTCCCTCTGCAGCGGACAAGCGGGTCAAGGGAGCAGGAAGGACTCTCGTTTCGCTGAGAACAGGAGAGGTGTCGACCcgtcagtgacgtcactgacCTTCGTGGAGCGCGCGCCACTTTCAGGCAGCTCAAAACGAGACTCCCgctccgccctcccctcccctctctctgaccctcCCCAAGACTCTCACCCTCGTCACCGTAACGCGACCCGCATCAACACGACGTGTGCAGGGTCAAAGACCAAAGGTCACCACCAACAGACAATGTCAAGGTCACACGCGCCGAGTCACGCGTCGCAAAACCCAGCCCCAGACAGTGGCGTGTCCCTGTCGACGGCGCAAGACAGTGacgggtcaaggtcaaggtcgagGTCAAATACTCAAGGTCGTTCGAAAGTGAGCGTGCGGGGTTATCTGTCCCTGTCCAAAACGCCTGGCTCGGACCCAGGGGCTCGGCCACAGGAGGCGGACCTGCCCAAGGGAAACGACCCAACCAGAAGGATTCATCCGTCGGATGTCCAACAGAAAACTGTGGGCGACAGAGCAACCTCCGAGACCCTGGGCTACCTGGAGTTAGACGAGGGCAGGCAGAACCCCATGGAGGTGACGCTGGAGGTGGACGAATCTCTTGTGTAG